In the bacterium genome, one interval contains:
- a CDS encoding ABC transporter permease: protein MYGEDYQTIERSSGGMSFPRKALAFIRRDFIEETSYKFSFFLQFFSIFISVMVYYFIARLFGAAAVPYLKPYGGDYFSFVLIGVAFTNYLEIALHSFSSSIRNAQMTGTLEAVLVTQTEIPTIIVSSALYSFIWTSFRVIVYLMIGIFLFKVNISQANFAGAAVILLLTITTFSSIGIISASFIMVLKKGDPVASIFSGLSWFLGGVYYPIAVLPSWLRRFSYIIPLTYSLEGMRFALLKGYSLKELSPNIMGLGLFSMIMLPFSILGFRLAVNKAKRDGSLTHY, encoded by the coding sequence GTGTATGGTGAAGATTATCAGACAATTGAGCGGAGCAGCGGCGGCATGAGTTTTCCCAGAAAGGCCCTGGCCTTTATCCGGCGAGATTTCATTGAGGAGACGAGCTATAAGTTTTCCTTCTTTCTCCAGTTCTTTAGCATCTTCATCTCGGTCATGGTTTACTATTTTATTGCCAGACTCTTTGGAGCAGCGGCCGTTCCCTACCTGAAGCCCTATGGCGGAGACTATTTCTCCTTTGTCCTGATCGGCGTGGCTTTCACCAACTATCTGGAGATCGCCCTGCACAGTTTTTCCTCCAGCATCAGAAACGCCCAGATGACCGGCACCCTGGAAGCTGTTCTGGTTACCCAGACCGAGATACCGACCATCATTGTTTCTTCCGCGCTCTACAGCTTTATCTGGACCTCGTTCCGGGTTATCGTTTACCTGATGATCGGCATCTTCCTGTTCAAGGTCAATATCAGTCAGGCAAATTTTGCCGGTGCAGCCGTGATTCTGCTCCTGACCATTACCACCTTCAGCAGTATCGGCATCATCTCGGCCAGTTTCATTATGGTTCTGAAGAAAGGGGACCCGGTGGCCAGCATATTTTCAGGCCTGTCCTGGTTTCTGGGCGGGGTGTATTACCCGATTGCGGTCCTGCCGTCCTGGCTCAGGAGATTTTCGTATATCATCCCGCTGACCTATTCTCTTGAGGGGATGCGGTTTGCCCTGCTCAAGGGCTACTCCCTGAAAGAGCTGAGCCCGAATATCATGGGCCTGGGACTTTTCTCGATGATCATGCTGCCCTTCAGCATCCTTGGCTTTCGCCTGGCCGTAAACAAGGCCAAGCGGGACGGCAGCCTTACGCATTATTAA
- a CDS encoding ABC transporter ATP-binding protein: protein MTPIFQEALEKLICLMCPAIETFQITKKFYQTRRLRDLLSAPFSWKEICALQGVSLKVNQGEVFCLLGPNGAGKTTLIKILCTLMLPTEGRALVNGLDVTASPGEVRRAIGYVISEERSFYWRLTAWQNLKFFGILNNIPATELDRRITSVLKLVDLEGKAQTLFKDFSLGMKQRLAIARALLTDPLILFMDEPTRSLDPASADSLRRFIRRQIVDREGKTVFLATHNLKEVEEIGHRMAIIHGGKVKACGTPAEMHPVLERLDRYVIRLQALPSDFIGRLNRQLGGRIGIRVITGTGQDSNGAGQGTAGQGAAGQGAELEVSLGEADGHDRLEIPDVISCMVALGARIEGCLKKEIPLYEIYSVYTRGE from the coding sequence TTGACCCCAATATTCCAGGAGGCTCTGGAGAAGCTGATTTGCCTCATGTGCCCGGCAATTGAAACCTTTCAGATAACCAAAAAGTTCTATCAGACAAGGCGCTTGCGGGATTTGCTCTCTGCTCCCTTCTCCTGGAAGGAGATTTGTGCCCTTCAGGGCGTGTCCCTGAAGGTTAACCAGGGGGAAGTATTCTGCCTGCTGGGGCCAAACGGGGCCGGAAAGACAACCCTTATCAAGATTCTCTGCACCCTGATGCTGCCGACCGAAGGCCGTGCCCTGGTCAATGGGCTCGATGTAACTGCCAGCCCCGGTGAGGTGAGGCGGGCCATCGGCTATGTCATCAGCGAGGAGCGCAGTTTTTACTGGCGGCTCACTGCCTGGCAGAACCTGAAATTTTTCGGCATCCTGAATAATATTCCGGCCACGGAACTGGATCGGCGGATTACCAGTGTGCTGAAGCTCGTTGACCTTGAGGGGAAGGCACAGACCCTGTTCAAGGATTTCTCCCTGGGGATGAAGCAGAGACTGGCTATTGCCCGCGCCCTTTTGACCGATCCGCTCATCCTGTTTATGGATGAGCCCACCCGCTCCCTGGACCCTGCCAGTGCCGACTCCCTGAGACGCTTCATCCGGAGGCAGATCGTTGACCGGGAGGGCAAAACCGTTTTTCTGGCTACCCACAATCTGAAGGAAGTCGAAGAGATCGGCCACCGCATGGCCATCATTCACGGGGGGAAGGTCAAAGCCTGCGGCACTCCGGCGGAGATGCATCCCGTGCTTGAGCGGCTGGACCGATATGTGATCCGCTTACAGGCACTTCCCTCTGACTTTATCGGGAGATTGAACCGGCAGCTTGGAGGAAGGATCGGCATCCGGGTGATTACCGGAACAGGGCAGGACTCAAATGGGGCAGGGCAGGGGACGGCAGGGCAGGGAGCAGCAGGGCAGGGGGCCGAACTGGAGGTCAGCCTTGGTGAGGCAGACGGACACGACCGGCTGGAAATCCCGGATGTGATCTCCTGTATGGTCGCTCTGGGTGCCCGCATAGAAGGCTGCCTGAAAAAGGAAATCCCGCTTTATGAAATCTACTCAGTCTATACCAGGGGTGAATAG
- a CDS encoding DNA polymerase ligase N-terminal domain-containing protein produces MRLISLDEYRKKRNFPATPEPAGDQQISDPARLRFVVHRHQATHLHYDFRLEMDGVLKSWAVPKGVPDEPKIKRLAVETEDHPLDYISFEGIIPEGNYGAGTVEIWDRGEYRLEERSGKKIVFELSGQRLTGRYALIHTQGKNWIIMKMTV; encoded by the coding sequence GTGAGGCTTATCTCCCTGGATGAATACCGAAAGAAAAGGAATTTCCCGGCCACGCCGGAACCCGCGGGCGATCAGCAGATCAGCGACCCTGCACGGCTGCGATTCGTGGTGCACAGGCATCAGGCCACCCATCTTCACTACGATTTCCGGCTGGAGATGGATGGAGTCCTGAAAAGCTGGGCCGTGCCCAAAGGCGTGCCTGATGAACCCAAAATCAAACGGCTGGCAGTCGAGACCGAGGATCACCCCCTGGACTACATCTCCTTTGAAGGCATCATTCCTGAAGGCAATTACGGCGCAGGCACAGTCGAAATCTGGGACCGGGGAGAATACCGGCTGGAAGAGCGGAGCGGAAAAAAGATCGTCTTCGAACTGAGCGGCCAGCGACTTACGGGCAGGTATGCCCTGATCCACACCCAGGGCAAGAACTGGATAATCATGAAGATGACCGTCTAG
- a CDS encoding methylenetetrahydrofolate reductase, with the protein MSFKEKLGKQFVITTELGPTNGVNVEETLEKARRYLPLDAVNIHDCPMANLRINSIALSHIVQTELGIETIPHFTCRDRSLLGTQADLLGAHALGIRFILPTTGDGPQHGPYPSKPVYDLDTLGLISLIRNMNRGVDYNEKEFGGCTDFTISATAAPSARNREIEFRRVQDKIQAGAHFFQTQPVYDAEKAIAFMQEMSPLQVPVILGIMPLKGLKMAEYMQKNVAGVDIPEQVMDRLRQDGKAGVRIACELIQQIYPYVNGIHIMALGNIDGTNEIIEFVQALKERK; encoded by the coding sequence ATGAGCTTTAAAGAGAAACTGGGAAAGCAATTTGTAATCACCACCGAGCTGGGCCCTACCAATGGGGTGAATGTCGAGGAAACGTTAGAGAAGGCACGCAGATATCTGCCCCTTGATGCAGTCAACATTCATGATTGTCCTATGGCCAATCTGCGGATCAACTCGATTGCCCTGTCGCATATCGTTCAGACCGAGCTGGGGATTGAGACTATCCCCCATTTTACCTGCCGGGACCGGAGCCTCCTGGGTACTCAGGCAGACCTTCTCGGCGCTCATGCCCTGGGGATTCGCTTCATTCTGCCGACTACGGGAGATGGCCCTCAGCATGGGCCGTATCCATCGAAACCTGTCTATGACCTCGACACCCTGGGGCTGATCTCCCTCATCAGAAACATGAACCGCGGGGTCGATTATAATGAAAAGGAATTTGGCGGCTGCACGGATTTTACCATTTCCGCCACCGCAGCACCTTCGGCCAGAAACAGGGAGATCGAATTCAGAAGAGTTCAGGATAAAATACAGGCCGGTGCGCATTTTTTCCAGACCCAGCCGGTCTATGATGCCGAGAAGGCCATTGCTTTCATGCAGGAGATGAGCCCCCTGCAGGTGCCGGTAATTCTGGGTATTATGCCTCTCAAGGGCTTGAAGATGGCCGAGTACATGCAAAAAAACGTGGCCGGGGTCGATATCCCGGAACAGGTCATGGACAGGCTGCGGCAGGATGGTAAGGCCGGTGTCAGGATCGCCTGTGAGCTTATCCAGCAGATATACCCGTATGTCAACGGGATTCACATCATGGCCCTGGGAAATATCGACGGCACCAATGAAATCATCGAGTTTGTGCAAGCCCTTAAGGAACGGAAATAA